From the Lentimicrobiaceae bacterium genome, the window GGGAGCAGGCGCCATTATTCATGCGGTGCACAGTAACTATATGAATGAAATGGGAGGCTTGCACAAACATTTGCCAATAACTCATCTTACTTTTTTGGTTGCCTGCCTTGCCATTTCCGGAATTCCGCCTTTTTCGGGCTTTTTCAGTAAAGATGAAATACTGGTGGCTGCATACGAACACAATAAATTGTTGTTTGTAGTAGAATACTTTGTGGCGGGACTCACCGCTTTTTATATGTTCCGGCTTTATTTCAGCATTTTCTGGAGAAAAAACACCCATTATCATCATTCACCGCACGAAGCACCCAAAGTGATGACAATTCCGTTGATTTTTCTTGCAATAGCATCTGTTTTTACCGGATTTATTCCTTTCAGTCAGTTTGTTACTTCCGATGGTTTGCCCTTTGAAACACACATGGAATATTCGATAGCCATTCCCTCGGTGCTGATTGCGCTTGCAGGTATCATTGTCGCCACGGTATTATACCGGAAAGATTCAACAAAACCTGTTGCTATTATTCGTTTGTTAGGAAACTTTTACAAGGTAACGCTCAATAAGTTTTATTTTGATGAATTGTACCTTTTTGTTACTCATAAAATTATTTTCAGATATATTTCGGCTCCGGTAGCCTGGTTCGACCGCCATGTGGTGGACGGGAGCATGAACGGAATAGCCCATACGGCAAATTTTATTTCTGATAAAATAAAAGGATTCCAGTCGGGGCAGCTACAAAAATATGCCTATGTATTTGTGTCGGGTGCAATTGTTTTAGTATTGATTTTTGTGTATTTGTTGAACTATTAACCTGCAAACCATGAATATATTACACTATTTGATTCTTATCCCGGTTTTGACCATCATCGGTATCATGTTTTGCAAAGACAATAAGCAGGTACGGGTAGTATCGGCTATTGGAATGAGTTTCCAGCTAATAACTGCCATTACACTGGTTATACAGTTTCTTTCTTTAAGAAATGCAGGCTATACAGCCGAAATGCTTTTTTTAGAAGACCATACCTGGTATGAAAGTCTGAATATCCATTATACTATTGGTGTTGATGGAATTTCTGTTGCGATGATTGCCTTGACTTCCATTGTTCTTTTTGCAGGAGTATTTGCATCCTGGAATATAATAGATTTACCCCGTGAATTTTTTGTTTCACTGATTCTGCTTGCCACCGGAGTATTTGGTTTTTTTATTTCACTGGATATTTTTACCATGTTTATGTACTACGAATTGGCAGTTATTCCTATGTACCTGTTAATTGGCATCTGGGGCACCGGGCCTCGCGAGTATTCAGCTATGAAACTCACGTTGATGCTGATGGGCGGATCTGCATTCATTCTTGTAGGGATATTAGGGATATATTTCAATTCGGCTCCCGGAGGTGGTCCTCTTACATTTAACCTGCTCGACATTTCAAAAATCACCATACCCATCGAAGCGCAACGATTTTTCTTTCCTATAACCTTTGTAGGTTTTGGGGTACTTGGAGCACTTTTCCCTTTTCACACATGGTCGCCCGATGGTCATGCCTCTGCCCCAACTGCCGTTTCCATGCTTCATGCCGGAGTATTGATGAAGTTGGGAGGTTACGGTGCATTTCGTGTAGCAATGTTCTTGATGCCAGAAGCCGCTCAGGAAATGGGATGGATATTCATTATTCTAACTTCTATAAGTGTAGTTTACGGTGCTTTTGGAGCTGTTGTTCAAAAAGACCTTAAATACATCAACGCATATTCTTCGGTAAGCCATTGCGGGTTGGTACTCTTTGCCATTTTAATGATGAACCAAACCGCCATGAACGGAGCTATCATCCAGATGATTTCCCATGGTATCATGACAGCCCTTTTCTTTGCCCTTATCGGGATGATTTACGGAAGAACCCACACCCGAATGATCAACGAGATGGGTGGCTTAATGAAAGTTATGCCTTTTTTATCCGTTGCTTATGTGATAGCAGGGTTAGCCTCACTGGGCTTACCGGGATTTAGCGGTTTCGTTGCCGAAATGACCATTTTTGTAGGAGCATTCCAGCATACGGATACTTTTCATAGGGTAGTAACCATCCTCGCTTGTTCTTCTATTGTTATAACAGCGGTTTATATTCTAAGGGTAGTTGGGACATTGCTTTTAGGTCCGATACGAAACGACGAGTTTAATCATCTTACCGATGCCCGCTGGCACGAAAAATTAACGGTAACCGTACTTATAGTTTCAATTACAGGAATTGGATTGGCACCTCTATGGTTGTCAGAAATGATTAACAATGGATTACATCCTATTGTTACTAAAATTGGTATGGCAGGTTTGCAATTATTAGGACTGAATTTTTAAGTTCATCGAAAAATAACAGGTATGACTCTTGAACAATTTTATTTAATGCGACACGAAATTTTGCTGGTTTTTGTAGCTCTTGTTCTTCTTATTGCAGAGCTTAGTTACGGAAACGCTCACAAACATAAAATAATATACTGGGGCTTGTCGCTATTTTTTCTTATCACGGTAATAGGATTTTGCCCGGTTCCTGAAGGAAGTTTGTTTGGCGGAATGTATCAGAGTACACCTTTGGTGGTATTGATGAAAAATATTTTAAATATTGGTGTTTTCATTATCCTTCTTCAATCGGTAGCTTATCTGAAACAAGATGACATAAAGGAAAAAATTAGCGAATTTTTTATTTTACTAATATCCACACTTATCGGAATGAATTTTATGATTTCTTCCGGCGATTTTCTAATGTTTTACATAGGACTTGAACTCGCTACCCTGCCGTTGGCATCGCTGGCAGCCTATGACCGGTATAAAGAAAAATCGGCAGAAGCAGGTATCAAACTAATCCTATCTTCAGCACTTTCCTCAGGAATATTGCTTTATGGTTTATCAATGATTTACGGAACCACGGGGTCTATCTATTTTACTGATATTGCCCTGAATTATGGTAATACTTCGCTCCAGGCACTCGCATTCATCTTTTTCTTTACAGGGATGGCTTTTAAAATTTCGCTTGTTCCTTTCCACTTGTGGACAGCTGATGTTTATGAAGGTTCACCTACTCCTGTAACTTCTTACCTTTCTGTAATTTCAAAAGGTGCTGCCGCATTTATTTTTACCATAGTTCTTTATACTGTTTTTAACTCCATTGCTTTTCTTTGGAAAGATCTGATTTATGTTATTGCCATTGTTACCATGACCATTGCCAACCTTTTTGCAATCCGACAGCAAAACCTGAAACGCTTTCTT encodes:
- a CDS encoding NADH-quinone oxidoreductase subunit M, with the translated sequence MNILHYLILIPVLTIIGIMFCKDNKQVRVVSAIGMSFQLITAITLVIQFLSLRNAGYTAEMLFLEDHTWYESLNIHYTIGVDGISVAMIALTSIVLFAGVFASWNIIDLPREFFVSLILLATGVFGFFISLDIFTMFMYYELAVIPMYLLIGIWGTGPREYSAMKLTLMLMGGSAFILVGILGIYFNSAPGGGPLTFNLLDISKITIPIEAQRFFFPITFVGFGVLGALFPFHTWSPDGHASAPTAVSMLHAGVLMKLGGYGAFRVAMFLMPEAAQEMGWIFIILTSISVVYGAFGAVVQKDLKYINAYSSVSHCGLVLFAILMMNQTAMNGAIIQMISHGIMTALFFALIGMIYGRTHTRMINEMGGLMKVMPFLSVAYVIAGLASLGLPGFSGFVAEMTIFVGAFQHTDTFHRVVTILACSSIVITAVYILRVVGTLLLGPIRNDEFNHLTDARWHEKLTVTVLIVSITGIGLAPLWLSEMINNGLHPIVTKIGMAGLQLLGLNF
- a CDS encoding NADH-quinone oxidoreductase subunit N, which encodes MTLEQFYLMRHEILLVFVALVLLIAELSYGNAHKHKIIYWGLSLFFLITVIGFCPVPEGSLFGGMYQSTPLVVLMKNILNIGVFIILLQSVAYLKQDDIKEKISEFFILLISTLIGMNFMISSGDFLMFYIGLELATLPLASLAAYDRYKEKSAEAGIKLILSSALSSGILLYGLSMIYGTTGSIYFTDIALNYGNTSLQALAFIFFFTGMAFKISLVPFHLWTADVYEGSPTPVTSYLSVISKGAAAFIFTIVLYTVFNSIAFLWKDLIYVIAIVTMTIANLFAIRQQNLKRFLAFSSIAQAGFILLGVIGGSQLGMTTVIYFVLIYIFSNLGAFGVINAISVKTGKENMDDYDGLYRTNPKLSLAMMLSLFSLAGIPPVAGFFGKFFLFTAAAEQGLFILVLIAVINTIISLYYYLLVIKAMFLNRSDNPIANFKSHWTTKASLIICMLGIAVTGFASILFEYIRNLSFGF